tttgtttcttttgcatatctgtttttatgtcatttttgtttttagcaGAAACATCTTTAGTTATTCCATGTGATAAGAGGCGAATGTAAGGAGATGTAACTCCTGTAGACACTGAAAGGCTGGTGTCCAAGTGCACTGCATGGCCATTTCCTGCAGGCAATGAGATGTCGGGACGTGAAGTGAAGTGACATGTTAAACTGTGTCACTGAACGACAAACAGGGAATGGTTTTGGGATTGTTTTCTGAGAAATGCTAGCTACCATTGCATTCATATTGAAGAAACCATGTTTACAAGTTATTTGTCTGAATTTTGAGTTGATTTGTAGAGTTTAAAATCTCTAATTTGTAGAGCAGTGATACcttcctttccttccttttccttTACCTGCTGCCTTATTTCTGTCTCTTCCTCTATTCTCCTCCTTCTAAACTGCTAAAATCTCTCCACTTTCCCCCTTCCATGCAAACTAGTAAACCGAGCCCAGAAGGCATCCAACAAGCTCTTGACCCAGCCATCATCATTGATTCAATGGTTTTCTTCTACTCTGTTTATTGCCTTAATAAGTTTGGAAGAGGATCTCCTCTTTGTTTGAAACAATATTCATCTTAGTACTAAATCAGCCATGCGGTTTTCCATCTTAAATATACTCAAGGTCAATCCATCCATGGCAATCTCTAGTTAGTCAGTGAGTCACATACCCAAAGATGCATATGCACGGTTGCTTACACTCCATtgaataatttgataatttctGCTTGCTGCTACAGTGTCAAGTTTAGATAATTAGAGGTTTTTAATGCCTCGCTTGTCCTTTTATCAAAGATCTTAATTGTTTTCTTAATGGTAGACTCtacttttattcaaataaaatgtaTGAGATTTATATACTTTAAAACTGTGTTTAACGTTATTCTTTGTGTTGTAAATTATctagctttttttttaaaaaaaaaaaccaccaacGTGGCTTACGCGTGTTTTGCTAGGGGAGTTCGTGTCCTGGTATTTCTATGAAAGTGGGGCCATGCAATCGGGGACCATATAAGAAAAAGAAGGTATTGGATCACGGCCTCTCGGGTTTCATACCTTTTACCTTCTAATTACAGTCCAAAAAGGAATAGGAGTGGTAACGGTATTGACTATTGAGGTATCACCGAATCACCGCAATGGCCCGTACGTTACGTTTGCACAAGTTTGACTAACTAATAATttcttttcacctttttttttttttttttttttttgttatattcttTTTACACTTTCATTGTTGTCTTGTCCCGCTCCCTTTTTTGTCCCTTTCGGCCTCaagaaatgttgttttttaGTTGGGCGAATTATCCATAATTTCAtgttccatcttttttttttttttttttttttttttttttttttttttttaatcttttggtCGGTTGGTGGGAAAAGAGATCAAAGTAAATAGTTAAAATAGTCTAATactcaaaagaaaaccaaacattttttttaagttctttttttcttttcagtattAGTGTCCTTATCCCTCGTATTCCCCAAggttaaatactaaaaatagaCCTTTTTAATCCCCTTTATCCCACACATCTTTATGAATCTCACATGGACAATCAGGGGTTGTTTGGGAAATGGGATTGTTTCAttggttttatctcattttcttctcaaatattaaaaaaaaaaaatcacaaataagatgagttgagataaaagttgagtaaaatattattagaatatatctttttaatattatttttattttgagatttataaaaattaaattatttattttattttgtgtgtaaatttgaaaaaattgtaatgattagatgatatgagaatagttgtaaaaacaaatgaggttttcatttcaaatttttaactttttcgtctaattattacaattttatcaaattttcaaaccaaacacaaaaaaaaaattaattttttttattttaaaacaaaactaattttaagaaaataattttaataatattttaattttataatatttttattcaatttttctctctcatttttcaaaattttaaaaaatattacaatttaaattatttcattactattcacaatttcTCATTCCTTAGCATTCCCTTGGCCAAATCTTAAACTTGTCGCCACTGCACCCTAAatccaataatattattaaggTTAGGTAAGATATTCTTTTCGCTTTACCACTTTGTATCTTGCATCCTCAGTAtcctaattttatattttaaataactttataTCTAAGTAAGTGGTCTATAATTATTTAAGCTATTTAAAACCcgtcacatcaatttatacgattaaaaataataaaatttaaaatatataaaaactttgCTCTAAGCCACATTCGGAATTATTTTTAGTCACCACATGTCTAAATTAAATACCTCAACCATATATTATAGTAAAGTTTTTGCTTGCAATAAACGGTGTAATGTATACTGATTATCTTGCAATTTTAAATGGTCTAAACTCTATTTGTAATCCCTTTGATAAGTAGGGAATATAGATATATTGCCACCATAAAACTTCAggttgagtttatttttattcatttgacTTGTCCatttattagttaaaaaaacagaaagaaaatgaatttgtCCCTTTAATTTGCTCCGAGATCTTTgataaaaattaacatttatctttacgCTTGTCTAAAATATGTTTCTTAATTGAATAATGCTATTTATTGTAATAGAGTGTACGAGCGtcacataatcattttaaaaaagaataaattataatattaaaaaattaattttttttttatatgaatcatATGTTCGctcggtttttttttaaaaagttatgtgATACTTGCAACGTAAATCTCATTTCtctattactttttattttgacaATGCCTTGAGTTCAGCGTTTCACACCGTGTAAATCTAATATCAGAAACGAGGGGAATTAAACAACAAAAGAGaattaaacaaaacaaagcCGGCGATCCATTTTTccgaataaattaaaaagagaatCATTCACATGCTGTATATGAAATTACATTTGTCACGACATAGTAGTGGAAAAACACTGAAATGATCGGTGCCCAATTATGTCATTTTTGTGTGGTGTCAGCAGATCAACCCAGGCGGGAATCACAACGTCACGCGCATCGAAGCCGTTAACGAAGATAAACGTATCCAACGTCGGTCGCATACATAAAGCTGATTCAGTTCGGTTTGGATCCGAAACTGTCAGTGTCGAACTTCGTAGTAAATAGCCCACCAGCGAGGTCAAAACCGTAATCTCATATGCCAGCAGGGGGACCGTAACGTTTAAATGCAGCAAAAAGTATTTaaacgaaaaaaagaaaaaaaattaaaaaagaaaagggaaggagaggagaggaagaaaatcaGAGTGAGCGGGAGGGACGGCGAGAGCGACTGGGCAATAATCACGCACAAACATTAATGCTTGCTTATGCTGGTTTACAAAAAcccaagaaaatagaaaaagcatACACAAGCAAAGAAATTCTGCACAGAGACACAAAGTAAAATCCAGCTATTATTACCAGAGTCGCCGCTAACTGTCCCTCTAGATTTGTTGTGTTCTCTCTCAGTGTGTGAATTTTGCGCACATTTTTCTCCTTCACCGCGTAACTTTgtttcgtttttctttttcccgtGCCTTGCCCGTTATCCCAACGCCATTTGCTAGACGGACTTGTCAAAACCCTTtgttttttgtatgtttttttgtaagatttatttGTTCCTTTTTATGTTTGTCTTTGTTCTATTTGttgagttattttttcattgggCTTCGATTTAGTAGTGAAGTTcttcgcttttttttttttttttttttttcccgggtTGAGGGGCTGCTTGATCTATCCTGTGTTTTCATAGGGATACTTAGGTTGTGttgtcttcctttttctttctatttcatGTTAAATTGTGGGAATTTGAGATGCGTGGGTGGGATGAGACATTTGTTTCAGGTGGTGGTTCACTGTTGATTGTAggaatttattctgtttttttCTGTGTgcactagagagagagagagagagagagagggaatggGTTGCTTTTCTTGCTTCAGTCCTAGACGAAATGATGTTCGAAGGATCGAAATTGAGAATGGTCCGCGATCCGGCACACGGCATTCTGCTGATTCCTCAGGTATGTGCGCCTTTTTGTGTTAAAAATAGTGAGATTTCTGTGCTTCGGTCAGACTGGTTTCCTTCTAATTTAGATTTTATCATATTCTAGTGTATTATCACTAACAGGAACAATTTGctatttttgtttggttgggaTGTGGATATCCAGGTGGTGGCAGGGGAAAGGACTCCTATGATAATGGTACAGAAATCCCCAGCCATTTTGGAACTTGGTTTTTCTTCTCATATTTACTTTTGAGAATGGTGGGATTGAATTGTGTGCTTATCATTTCAGATAATGGGAAAGGGAAAGGTACTTTGAATCATAACAGAGGCAACAGCCCAAAATGCAGTCCGGCACGCAGTTTTACATTTCGTGAACTAGCAGCAGCCACAAGAGGTTTTAGGGAGGTGAATCTAATCGGGGAAGGGGGTTTTGGAAGGGTTTACAAGGGCCGACTTGAGACAGGCCAGGCAAGTACTGGCATTTTTAGATGTTATGAAATTTGCGTTTGGTTTCATTGAAGTATAAGAATTTAGGGGAACGGCTATGGGTTTTGATATTTAGTTTAAGCTTCTTGAATacgaaaggaaaaaaagcaCATATTTTCAATATTAGGAACCTTAACAGTGTATGAATCTGCAATAATTAGGTTCATGGCGCGGCATttacaaattttgtttttgttcactGGAAGAATCTGACATAGTTAAGTTAAAGTTTTTCTCTTCTTGAATTATATCCCTTCTCGCAGCCGAATGCAGCCTTTGTAAAATTGATAGGTAGAGTATTATTAATTGCTGTGTTTTGGATGGTTCAATATATGGGAATTATTCGGCATGTTACTTGTACAAGAAACTTAACAAAAAGGTTCCTTTTGATGGGAATAAATATGTTACTAGCCATCCTCATTTTTAGAATATGTTTAAGTTATACTTGTATTCATCGTAAATCACTTGGTTTTCATGAGCAGATCGTTGCAATTAAACAACTTAATCATGATGGCATCCAGGGGTTTAAGGAATTCCTTGTGGAGGTTCTCATGCTAAGCTTGTTACACCATTCTAATCTCGTCACCTTGATTGGCTATTGCACTGATGGAGATCAGAGACTGTTGGTTTATGAGTACATGCCAATGGGTTGTTTGGAAGATCATCTCTTTGGTAAGTaccccccgggggggggggggggtctttTTAAAATGTATGGAGAGTAATgtcatggattttttttttcccgtatAGTTCAATGTGCTAGTGGCCTATTATTCCTTTGTTCAACAGTACACATTCATTTCTTTAACTGGAAAATTTAAATCTGGATGATCTTGCGTGTGCTTTCTTTAGTGTTTCCCCCTCCCATTTAATCATTTAGCCTTTACTAATATTGGAGGACGGTTaaataaaattcagaaaaaggATCAATTGTTAGTAATAGGTTTGTGTCTGGAAGACCTTGAGGATATATCATGCAGATTTtagtttttcttgttaaatacaTACATGAACTGCCTAGTTGttaaaattggaaaataccGTAGTGGGCTTGCAGATTATGAATTGCTGATTTCACAACTTCCAGTGCAATTTTTTCAGTTACTTGGTCCAACTTTGCTGACATGTGGTGTTATTCCCCGAAATAAATTGAGTGATAAATTATGTACTGTCTTCCAGTGCAAGCAATCTAGTAGAAGTTAGTTTTATTCTATGTACTGTCTTATCAGATATTGGAGTGGTAATGCCTCCACCCCAGATTTCCCTCCAGAAAAGATTGTGTAAAAACCTGTATGTGTTAAGTACTTGTGTAACGGGGAAAGACTACCAGAATTTCTCTAACACTGCAGCAACACcgtattttaatttctttgattgAAGGGACTGATTAGTCACTATGTGTATTCAGATCTGGACCCTGAGAAAGAACCATTGAGTTGGAATACTAGAATAAAAATTGCTGTTGGTGCAGCTCGTGGCCTTGAGTATCTCCACTGCAAAGCAAATCCCCCTGTTATTTACCGCGACTTGAAATCTGCAAATATCTTGCTGGACAATGAGTTCAATCCAAAGCTCTCAGATTTTGGGCTTGCTAAACTGGGACCTGTTGGTGACAATACTCATGTTTCAACCAGAGTGATGGGAACATATGGTTACTGTGCCCCAGAGTATGCCATGAGTGGCAAGTTGACCCTTAAATCTGATATCTATAGCCTTGGTGTGGTTCTGTTGGAGTTGATCACTGGCCGGAGGGCAATAGACTGTAGTAAGAAGCAGGGAGAGCAGAACCTTGTTTCTTGGGTGagttaactctctctctctcttttcgcCTGTAGCATTTCAATCTTTTATTCCCCCGTCCCCTTTTCATTTCccattctatttataagttcaTGGCATGTCCAAGCACTATTAAGTGTGTATAATCTGATTTGTGTTCTCTCCATGGCATgttcatgagatgagatgagatgacatgacatgagaTCAAAGtcgaaagttaaataaaatattgttataatattatttttaaaattttttttttatttgaaaaggttgaattgtttattatattttgtgtaagagtttgggaaagttataatgattatatgtgATGGTttagtttggtttggtttgtgtaaccaaaccagccctaaaGTCTTACCCAATTTTTACGGCCAGACTCTATGAATGAGTTTGGCTCCTGGATCCTCCAAGCAATTGATTGTTTGAGATCcaattttgttgttttgtggTGATAAAAATGCTCCTATATCACCcacccgtgggtagcccaagtggtaagggcgaacatgtgtgcatgagccccatgtcacaggttcgattccccctgggatcaaactgcaatttaagtgggaggccatggcagtggGTTGCTTTGCTAGTCTCCTTGGGGGTTTAGGTTttatgggtgagtcctaagggatCTATCATGGGGTGGCTCACcctatcataaaaaaaaaaaaaaagaaaaaaaaagaaagaagaagctCCTAGATCATCAGAAATGCACTTTTTtcgatcctctctctctctctctgatatgTAATCTGTTTCTCCGTTGCAGTCTCGTCCATTTTTGAGGGACCGAAGGAAATTCATCCAATTAGTTGATCCTTTATTGCAAGGTTGCTTCCCTGTTCGTTGTTTGCATCATGCAATCGCTATTACTGCAATGTGTCTTCAGGAGCAACCAACATTCCGCCCTCTTATTGGCGATATTGTCGTGGCACTCGAGTACTTGTCCTCTCAGACTTGCACCTCTGAAGTCCATAATAGCCGGGTCCATAGTCCCCCGCCTCAATCATCTtctgtttaaaacattgatagGCAGAAGCTGCTGAAATGCTTTGATTAACTGTAAGGCACCAACTCACTCAATATTGGGtttagaaatattttgttaCAAAATGTACcagcaaaagaaacaaaaattacttTAGTTTTGCTGTTTGCAAATACATTTATTAGGAAGGCTGCACCCATTGATTGCAGAGATGCTGCAATGCTCCCACCTCCTGAAAAAGTCAAAAGAAGCTATTGATTCTCATTGTTTTATCTAAATTCCAATTATTGTATCATGAATTATCATTTTGTtacatatcatttttcatacgATTGTCAAAGTCTTACAGAAGTCATTGAAAGGTGCAGATATCGGCTAACATTAAAGAAATCTTCAGACCTTATGTATATCTTTGCAAATGTATTACAActcctacattttcttttttctttattcagcATCTTTATTTTCCCCTATTGCAATTATAACCCGAGAAAGTGAATTTAGGATTCCACCTGGTCTTctgtatgtgtttttttaactCAGTGAAGTCAGGTTGTGACCCTTTGTCAGTATTGATTGTATGGTAGTTGTCTTTTCCTCATCTTTCATTCTGGGAGTTACTTTATAGAAAGGAAATCTTTTTATCCCTTTAtatccttctatttttcttgttcattAAGAATCATGGCACTTTTTATTTCCTGTGTATTTGTATGTGTATCAATATCTTTTTGGAGTGGGAGGGAGTGTCACACTTTTTGTCTTTGTAAATAATTTTCACGAGTTTCCCATTATCATGCAAAGAGAcggataaattttttattttgtttaggtgTAGGTGTCATACTTCACCAGTACCTGAGTTGGTAGCAATATTCTATTGTAACTGATCATTAAGAGAGGAAGTTCCTCCT
This genomic interval from Juglans microcarpa x Juglans regia isolate MS1-56 chromosome 4D, Jm3101_v1.0, whole genome shotgun sequence contains the following:
- the LOC121259996 gene encoding probable serine/threonine-protein kinase PBL21 isoform X2, giving the protein MGCFSCFSPRRNDVRRIEIENGPRSGTRHSADSSGCGYPGGGRGKDSYDNDNGKGKGTLNHNRGNSPKCSPARSFTFRELAAATRGFREVNLIGEGGFGRVYKGRLETGQGFKEFLVEVLMLSLLHHSNLVTLIGYCTDGDQRLLVYEYMPMGCLEDHLFDLDPEKEPLSWNTRIKIAVGAARGLEYLHCKANPPVIYRDLKSANILLDNEFNPKLSDFGLAKLGPVGDNTHVSTRVMGTYGYCAPEYAMSGKLTLKSDIYSLGVVLLELITGRRAIDCSKKQGEQNLVSWSRPFLRDRRKFIQLVDPLLQGCFPVRCLHHAIAITAMCLQEQPTFRPLIGDIVVALEYLSSQTCTSEVHNSRVHSPPPQSSSV
- the LOC121259996 gene encoding probable serine/threonine-protein kinase PBL21 isoform X1, coding for MGCFSCFSPRRNDVRRIEIENGPRSGTRHSADSSGCGYPGGGRGKDSYDNDNGKGKGTLNHNRGNSPKCSPARSFTFRELAAATRGFREVNLIGEGGFGRVYKGRLETGQIVAIKQLNHDGIQGFKEFLVEVLMLSLLHHSNLVTLIGYCTDGDQRLLVYEYMPMGCLEDHLFDLDPEKEPLSWNTRIKIAVGAARGLEYLHCKANPPVIYRDLKSANILLDNEFNPKLSDFGLAKLGPVGDNTHVSTRVMGTYGYCAPEYAMSGKLTLKSDIYSLGVVLLELITGRRAIDCSKKQGEQNLVSWSRPFLRDRRKFIQLVDPLLQGCFPVRCLHHAIAITAMCLQEQPTFRPLIGDIVVALEYLSSQTCTSEVHNSRVHSPPPQSSSV